One window of Pieris napi chromosome 14, ilPieNapi1.2, whole genome shotgun sequence genomic DNA carries:
- the LOC125055886 gene encoding nucleolar protein dao-5 isoform X1 produces the protein MNLPGDIQAEVLGIVYEFLLSINKPLAQKFQAKTQAKANPGLPSLTDIVAQYKKLNKNDTSAKQINKKQAESSDDSSDEDEQPQKKTPQVNGKTPSKTSVPPSKKKQESSDDSDSEDNATQQPKKQPVKPQVANSIPKAVKKQESSDDSSDSEDEKPKQAQKPVPKTTPAKQTPVQNNKAAKKSSSEDSDDSSDEEPKATPKQPTKATPAKVTAVTPKAKPKQSSSDDSDDSEDEKPQQKPQSKAPVKATPVKPAAKQSSSDDSDDSEDEKPKTAQKQTPKGKQTPVKPTPKKESSDDSDSSEDEKPKPNQKQVAKPPTKPAATPAKAKESSDDSSDDEPKKAQKPTAAKPTQTVKAKQASSDSDDSSDEEPPKGKKPVAKPTPVKKPSKSSSSDDSSEDDKKKPAPKQAAKATPKPKAKESSSDDSDSEDEKPKPTPAPVKAKKESSDDSDDSSDDDKPKAAKVPKLSATPAKSLNTPAKKKDSDSSDDSDEAPSATKIVKKAPKETEENTPQGGGKKRKASEMEDATPAKKPYSNFVKEGENGEEENGEDEADGQSNVWQNKGRGGFNRGGFNDRGDRGGRGGFRGRGGFNDRGGRGGRGGFDRGGRGGRGGFDRGGRGGRGGDRGGWGGRGGDRGGRGGRGGDRGGRGGRGDRHSWGGGDRGGFNKNFNDRKSFDSGEKQNKKIVFDN, from the exons atgaatttaccGGGAGACATACAGGCAGAAGTGCTTGGAATTGTTTACGAGTTCCTTTTATCCATTAATAAACCGCTGGCGCAGAAGTTTCAAGCTAAGACACAAGCG aaAGCGAATCCTGGTTTACCATCACTGACAGATATAGTAGCTCAATACAAGAAACTCAACAAAAACGACACTTCagcaaaacaaataaataaaaaacaggcTGAAAG CTCAGACGATTCTAGTGATGAAGATGAACAGCCACAAAAGAAAACACCACAAGTTAATGGAAAAACACCATCCAAG ACATCTGTTCCGCcttcaaaaaagaaacaagaGTCTTCGGATGACTCTGACAGTGAAGATAATGCAACACAGCAACCTAAAAAACAGCCTGTGAAGCCACAAGTTGCAAATTCCATACCAAAAGCTGTGAAAAAACAGGAGTCATCTGATGACAGCTCGGACTCTGAGGATGAAAAACCTAAGCAAGCACAGAAGCCAGTACCGAAAACAACTCCAGCCAAACAAACTCCTGTCCAAAATAACAAAGCAGCAAAAAAATCATCTTCTGAAGATAGTGATGACAGTAGTGATGAAGAACCGAAGGCCACACCAAAACAGCCTACTAAAGCCACACCAGCAAAAGTCACTGCGGTTACACCTAAAGCAAAACCTAAACAGTCATCTTCAGATGATAGTGATGACAGTGAAGATGAGAAACCTCAACAAAAACCACAATCTAAGGCTCCTGTTAAAGCCACACCAGTTAAACCTGCTGCAAAACAATCATCGTCTGATGACAGTGATGATTCTGAAGATGAAAAGCCAAAAACAGCTCAAAAACAGACCCCAAAAGGTAAGCAGACTCCAGTCAAACCTACTCCCAAAAAGGAATCATCTGATGACAGTGACAGCAGTGAAGATGAAAAACCTAAACCCAATCAGAAACAAGTAGCAAAACCTCCAACAAAACCTGCTGCCACACCAGCAAAGGCTAAGGAATCATCAGATGATAGTAGCGATGATGAGCCTAAAAAAGCTCAAAAACCGACTGCAGCTAAACCTACTCAAACTGTAAAGGCAAAACAAGCTTCATCAGATAGTGATGATAGTAGTGATGAGGAGCCACCAAAAGGTAAAAAACCAGTAGCAAAACCAACACCAGTTAAGAAACCTTCGAAGTCATCATCATCTGATGACAGCAGTGaagatgataaaaaaaaaccagctCCTAAACAGGCAGCTAAGGCAACACCTAAACCCAAGGCTAAGGAATCTTCATCAGATGATAGTGACAGTGAAGATGAAAAGCCAAAACCAACACCAGCACCAGTAAAAGCAAAAAAGGAATCATCAGATGATAGTGATGACAGTAGTGATGATGATAAACCCAAGGCTGCCAAAGTGCCAAAACTCTCGGCTACTCCAGCAAAGTCACTAAACACACCAGCTAAGAAGAAGGATTCCGATTCTTCTGACGACAGCGATGAAGCTCCATCTGCAACTAAGATTGTCAAGAAAGCTCCAAAg GAAACTGAGGAGAATACTCCACAAGGAGGAGGCAAGAAAAGAAAAGCGTCGGAAATGGAAGACGCAACACCTGCTAAAAAACCATACAGCAACTTTGTAAAG GAAGGGGAAAACGGCGAAGAAGAAAATGGTGAAGATGAAGCTGATGGACAATCAAATGTATGGCAGAATAAGGGCAGAGGTGGATTTAATCGGGGTGGTTTTAATGACAGAGGGGATCGTGGAGGAAGGGGAGGTTTTAGGGGTCGTGGGGGATTTAATGATAGAGGAGGCAGAGGAGGTCGTGGTGGTTTTGACCGTGGAGGCCGGGGAGGGCGTGGTGGTTTCGACCGCGGAGGCAGGGGAGGTAGGGGTGGGGACAGAGGCGGATGGGGAGGCAGAGGAGGGGATAGGGGAGGACGAGGAGGCAGGGGAGGTGATAGGGGCGGCAGGGGAGGACGCGGTGATAGGCACTCTTGGGGAGGTGGAGATAGGGGGGGATTCAACAAAAACTTCAATGACAGAAAGAGCTTTGATAGTggagaaaaacaaaacaaaaaaattgtttttgataattaG
- the LOC125055886 gene encoding nucleolar protein dao-5 isoform X2, translating to MNLPGDIQAEVLGIVYEFLLSINKPLAQKFQAKTQAKANPGLPSLTDIVAQYKKLNKNDTSAKQINKKQAESSDDSSDEDEQPQKKTPQVNGKTPSKTSVPPSKKKQESSDDSDSEDNATQQPKKQPVKPQVANSIPKAVKKQESSDDSSDSEDEKPKQAQKPVPKTTPAKQTPVQNNKAAKKSSSEDSDDSSDEEPKATPKQPTKATPAKVTAVTPKAKPKQSSSDDSDDSEDEKPQQKPQSKAPVKATPVKPAAKQSSSDDSDDSEDEKPKTAQKQTPKGKQTPVKPTPKKESSDDSDSSEDEKPKPNQKQVAKPPTKPAATPAKAKESSDDSSDDEPKKAQKPTAAKPTQTVKAKQASSDSDDSSDEEPPKGKKPVAKPTPVKKPSKSSSSDDSSEDDKKKPAPKQAAKATPKPKAKESSSDDSDSEDEKPKPTPAPVKAKKESSDDSDDSSDDDKPKAAKVPKLSATPAKSLNTPAKKKDSDSSDDSDEAPSATKIVKKAPKETEENTPQGGGKKRKASEMEDATPAKKPYSNFVKGTAVVSTPNESEKVNNKPVPFRRVVSEKVEVDPRLTDNSFEAKKGARGSWGERASMDLKHTRGKSFKHEKTKKKRGSYRGGVIDMGVHSIKFED from the exons atgaatttaccGGGAGACATACAGGCAGAAGTGCTTGGAATTGTTTACGAGTTCCTTTTATCCATTAATAAACCGCTGGCGCAGAAGTTTCAAGCTAAGACACAAGCG aaAGCGAATCCTGGTTTACCATCACTGACAGATATAGTAGCTCAATACAAGAAACTCAACAAAAACGACACTTCagcaaaacaaataaataaaaaacaggcTGAAAG CTCAGACGATTCTAGTGATGAAGATGAACAGCCACAAAAGAAAACACCACAAGTTAATGGAAAAACACCATCCAAG ACATCTGTTCCGCcttcaaaaaagaaacaagaGTCTTCGGATGACTCTGACAGTGAAGATAATGCAACACAGCAACCTAAAAAACAGCCTGTGAAGCCACAAGTTGCAAATTCCATACCAAAAGCTGTGAAAAAACAGGAGTCATCTGATGACAGCTCGGACTCTGAGGATGAAAAACCTAAGCAAGCACAGAAGCCAGTACCGAAAACAACTCCAGCCAAACAAACTCCTGTCCAAAATAACAAAGCAGCAAAAAAATCATCTTCTGAAGATAGTGATGACAGTAGTGATGAAGAACCGAAGGCCACACCAAAACAGCCTACTAAAGCCACACCAGCAAAAGTCACTGCGGTTACACCTAAAGCAAAACCTAAACAGTCATCTTCAGATGATAGTGATGACAGTGAAGATGAGAAACCTCAACAAAAACCACAATCTAAGGCTCCTGTTAAAGCCACACCAGTTAAACCTGCTGCAAAACAATCATCGTCTGATGACAGTGATGATTCTGAAGATGAAAAGCCAAAAACAGCTCAAAAACAGACCCCAAAAGGTAAGCAGACTCCAGTCAAACCTACTCCCAAAAAGGAATCATCTGATGACAGTGACAGCAGTGAAGATGAAAAACCTAAACCCAATCAGAAACAAGTAGCAAAACCTCCAACAAAACCTGCTGCCACACCAGCAAAGGCTAAGGAATCATCAGATGATAGTAGCGATGATGAGCCTAAAAAAGCTCAAAAACCGACTGCAGCTAAACCTACTCAAACTGTAAAGGCAAAACAAGCTTCATCAGATAGTGATGATAGTAGTGATGAGGAGCCACCAAAAGGTAAAAAACCAGTAGCAAAACCAACACCAGTTAAGAAACCTTCGAAGTCATCATCATCTGATGACAGCAGTGaagatgataaaaaaaaaccagctCCTAAACAGGCAGCTAAGGCAACACCTAAACCCAAGGCTAAGGAATCTTCATCAGATGATAGTGACAGTGAAGATGAAAAGCCAAAACCAACACCAGCACCAGTAAAAGCAAAAAAGGAATCATCAGATGATAGTGATGACAGTAGTGATGATGATAAACCCAAGGCTGCCAAAGTGCCAAAACTCTCGGCTACTCCAGCAAAGTCACTAAACACACCAGCTAAGAAGAAGGATTCCGATTCTTCTGACGACAGCGATGAAGCTCCATCTGCAACTAAGATTGTCAAGAAAGCTCCAAAg GAAACTGAGGAGAATACTCCACAAGGAGGAGGCAAGAAAAGAAAAGCGTCGGAAATGGAAGACGCAACACCTGCTAAAAAACCATACAGCAACTTTGTAAAG GGCACTGCTGTAGTGTCAACACCCAATGAATCTGAAAAGGTTAATAATAAACCGGTTCCATTTAGAAGAGTTGTATCAGAGAAAGTTGAAGTGGATCCTAGACTTACGGACAATTCGTTTGAAGCCAAG aAAGGAGCGCGTGGCTCATGGGGTGAGCGTGCAAGCATGGACTTGAAGCATACACGCGGCAAGTCATTCAAACATGAAAAAACTAAGAAGAAAAGAGGGTCATATCGAGGTGGTGTTATCGATATGGGGGTGCAttctattaaatttgaagattaa
- the LOC125055812 gene encoding E3 ubiquitin-protein ligase MARCHF8-like, whose translation MPVQQINVKNSSEIESWEWGGGCGKETIRAGSGSSQTSCSNSSGDICRICHCESEIHNPLLAPCFCSGSLKFVHQSCLQQWLTASETRSCELCKFNFIMHTKIKPFNEWRLLEMSGVERRRLCCAVLFHCVAALCVMWSLFVLIERAVEEVNKGQIAWPFWTKLVVVAVGFTGGAVFMYIQCRQYLHLCNRWRAHNRILLIQNAPEKVPISLSPPLRSKRRERSARGQVVANIEPLPPPAAYHEEDESGGFETYRGNPHRRLSALNEDRLSTDNPRLRAEPEEVRRYSDTRLSHPVTVAVEEVVTQPAEGGVYHIAVDPLEADIRSLLALEARREARAARSLPNLRASRESLLNPNHPS comes from the exons ATGCCTGTTCAACAAATAAACGTGAAAAATTCGAGTGAAATTGAAAGTTGGGAATGGGGTGGTGGATGTGGCAAGGAGACGATACGTGCAGGGTCTGGAAGCAGCCAGACTTCTTGCAGTAATTCTAGTGGTGATATCTGCAGAATTTGTCATTGTGAAAGCGAGATCCATAATCCACTACTAGCACCCTGCTTTTGTTCTG GTAGCTTAAAGTTTGTCCACCAAAGCTGTTTACAACAATGGTTGACGGCATCCGAAACAAGATCATGTGAACTctgcaaatttaatttcataatgcATACAAAGATAAAACCATTTAATGAG tgGCGCCTCTTGGAGATGTCAGGCGTTGAAAGGCGGCGTCTATGCTGCGCCGTCCTGTTCCACTGCGTAGCTGCGCTTTGCGTTATGTGGTCACTGTTCGTACTTATAGAGAGAGCGGTCGAGGAGGTTAACAAGGGACAGATTG CTTGGCCGTTTTGGACAAAGCTGGTGGTTGTGGCGGTGGGTTTCACGGGCGGAGCTGTCTTTATGTACATCCAGTGTCGGCAGTACTTACATTTGTGCAATCGTTGGCGAGCCCATAATAG aaTATTGCTCATACAAAATGCGCCAGAAAAGGTACCGATTAGTTTGTCACCGCCGTTGCGTAGTAAGAGACGGGAGAGGAGTGCGAGGGGGCAGGTGGTGGCCAATATTGAGCCTTTGCCCCCTCCGGCTGCGTACCACGAGGAGGATGAAAGTGGGGGCTTCGAGACTTATAGGGGTAATCCACATCGGCGGCTTTCTGCGCTTAACGAAGACCGGCTAAG tacgGACAACCCCAGACTGAGAGCTGAACCGGAAGAGGTCCGGCGATACTCGGATACTCGTCTTTCACATCCGGTTACAGTGGCCGTTGAAGAGGTTGTCACACAACCTGCTGAG GGAGGTGTATACCACATCGCGGTTGACCCCCTAGAAGCCGATATACGCTCCCTTCTCGCACTCGAAGCACGTCGCGAGGCGCGCGCGGCCCGATCGCTGCCGAATTTGCGCGCGAGTCGCGAATCCCTCTTAAACCCTAATCACCCTTCCTGA